In one Maniola jurtina chromosome 13, ilManJurt1.1, whole genome shotgun sequence genomic region, the following are encoded:
- the LOC123871105 gene encoding uncharacterized protein LOC123871105 isoform X2 — translation MWTGVRRTRQYNFIVIEEVMQQKAPGVPSNIKLQNPKSASVVRRGVAANFFKTTFSSRSKAVPAAASCSEQETTKIGSAETKPVTRNRPRTVPQVDQKIRRRNSDRILNLRTEKYLEPTRPLRTKPTTPDPGSKPDEKVRNEGSAVLKIVKKSTAPIRAAPKAPDSILPPSLKPAVSEKVKLKREKYVNNNSVWTNANILKVEKKPLINIRGPSQGKQESTLKGAPSVSSLDSKHHKVAPAREKTLKIFGSKEKLHKAHKKKDLGNNNAVLEDPELTEGLEGYEDGQVRSHDYGSAEELGAGSVDERSSQECISLPVMLNAEHMPGFQEVELRPRVPSEASLTSGVRELESLRRELEASMMERAQLGARVDELLERANEADRLRSELERLKLIEVEREATLERLADENGTLRARLRGVAHSPLSDSEKRQLLLAPAPRRMHSSAPASIALAHNGEGDSGEASTPEWDKHSSSSLSEVSVACLQDRILQMEEHHYSTSEELQATLAELADLQSQLADAHADNERLADEKQVLLESLCRQTEKLEDSRTKVDTLQEMLMREGVEPETVVSGDTDQQLFAVLKVSQEERRLLLSKQEQLEADLTLTKTALEDKTKENETLTEKIRSLESAVERLESERTHWEQEAGSAREAAAARQHQITTLGDLLEAAKAQLAGAAEGAAQAEAAATAAARREADAAAARAHTLAERLAHAQRQLDRAHSDARKLHDDALVSRNNAKSTISELEFQLEQLRQEKAALQAELQTLQETTSELQIQVQVATDEKLALMSRAGEALARTAELERQIQDARTRLAQVTRDRERDETEWKQFQSDLLMTVRVANDFKTEAQRELERLVSENKASRDRIRLLEDQIHSMKGVNMQESLDSTNNNSDDGKQLSKDSDSLSDSSSKEVFKNIRTRYLSRVHSHNELKKDTSLVDQAFFKLNNAVPQNDYVGGEPENFELEIENVTTDETDDDEIDKSGSDDFSNKISAESALYLGPKELKRQDALDFSESNDTLSDSSNTHDNVKHISKSESNKSENHRERTIFSRNLSGLFNGKPKSYSTDNLNVNEEFENALKEATSIEFLGDNNYNISNASLFSEGSDCVFHPPMETNNNVIQEINKENQNKTNPEETKGSPCSIPVVKAESILPYPYPEDIRKNATDNLGIIKTYKCNVQLNDCIENDLKKVNEELKVNFKAALDRIVGTKKENQMTQSHKIEDVLPDFSEVTIVEIDINSDVIDNIPVKRLSTFKGNDNPFVENDTVSTSKVIEIEEFGESNSTSNYEHISNNSNSSGNLIMIENIEGNDQTDPFQIEISNKSIDVLKDESETKLTENSETLQITSSVTKYNEKIEELDSVNQFTKTIDDPKTAFNPTIDESVSYHLKINTVSDLSPCSFSNKIANNNSNMSNIETDKVRNKVNTILTPINLINANVDRAASPVIISPVLIQPIFFKPNNAVLEHDRKLENKKGTVYYNDIDQVITKENYNPEIEATYKNDNENRKKGIYQKNAKVKSHTFFPLRNVGSSENELETKSPLSPPSTTPALTPTKTVAKLSKTPEWLIDNQYYQPIENIPFVINTAHAFVKPSIFKKDHKTNIVNTNPFLPHNQYKKEPEPENYYEEIGQPVIQIRSPRNVADDDKISNKNSAGDDFPSIIREDLLKVPRRPKRTKKHDSRPLKDNNEEKVISSITKSVISLSRSPSANEIVIKRSTGSVGDIVQSLEKSQRIESKTVPEPPPRKFSLQGQPAPNLEPNTGSLPRLRKPYHWKTLEHKRLSHPIRSLNDSAPSRPLQDTPPPPLLSSASLQDIMATAASHRRTKGVSRQDSRLSVKSLIESIENAAKAAKQSPATTPVTEWPQVQSTVGVTTTANNMKNGMSDPTPTPTNGMSAPNFAAKPPAPRNNRPSPITTESSATAATMTNMANMANMSSMANMPDEQRALATLQQKAIESFVRRNSYGDICERKDPLNALQVKNGGSKRNALLKWCQQKTLGYNNIDITNFSSSWNDGMALCALLHSYLGEARIPYVSLSPHDKRTNFSVAFAAAESVGIPTTLNIQDMIQQERPDWQQVMAYVTSIYKHFET, via the exons ATGTGGACCGGAGTCAGAAGGACAAGGCAGTACAATTTTATCGTG ATCGAAGAGGTTATGCAGCAGAAGGCGCCGGGGGTGCCTAGTAACATCAAATTACA aaacccGAAGAGCGCATCCGTCGTCCGCAGAGGCGTCGCGGCGAATTTCTTCAAGACAACCTTCAGCTCGCGTAGTAAGGCGGTCCCGGCCGCCGCGTCTTGCTCCGAACAAGAAACCACCAAAATAGGCAGCGCGGAGACCAAACCTGTCACTAGAAACCGACCTAGAACAG TACCCCAAGTGGACCAAAAAATCAGAAGACGGAATAGCGACCGCATTCTAAATCTTCGAACAGAGAAATATCTAGAACCCACCAGGCCTCTCAGAACTAAACCGACCACTCCCGATCCTGGATCAAAACCAGATGAGAAAGTGAGAAATGAGGGTAGTGCGGTTTTGAAAATCGTTAAAAAGTCCACCGCACCTATCAGAGCGGCGCCGAAAGCTCCAGATTCTATTCTTCCGCCATCTTTGAAGCCGGCAGTTTCAGAGAAAGTGAAACTTAAGCGGGAGAAATATGTGAACAATAATAGTGTTTGGACGAATGCGAACATTTTGAAGGTCGAGAAGAAACCGTTGATTAATATTCG AGGACCAAGTCAGGGGAAGCAGGAGTCCACGCTGAAAGGAGCTCCATCAGTCTCCAGCCTCGATTCCAAGCACCACAAAGTCGCGCCCGCAAGAGAAAAGACGCTTAAAATATTTGGCTCCAAAGAAAAACTCCACAAGGCACACAAGAAGAAGGATTTGGGGAATAATAATGCTGTGTTAGAAGATCCTGAACTGACAGAAGGTTTGGAGGGATACGAAGATGGACAGGTTAGGAGCCATGATTACGGTAGCGCGGAGGAGCTGGGAGCGGGGTCCGTAGACGAGAGGAGTTCGCAGGAGTGCATCAGCCTACCAGTGATGCTAAATGCCGAACACATGCCGGGCTTCCAAGAGGTCGAGCTTAGGCCTAGAGTACCTTCTGAG GCGTCGCTAACATCTGGAGTGAGAGAGCTGGAGTCATTGAGAAGAGAGCTGGAGGCAAGCATGATGGAGCGAGCGCAGCTGGGCGCCCGAGTGGATGAGCTACTCGAGCGTGCTAACGAGGCAGACAGGCTGCGATCTGAACTCGAACGATTAAAG TTAATAGAAGTGGAGCGCGAAGCGACGCTGGAGCGGCTGGCGGACGAGAACGGAACATTGCGCGCGCGGCTCCGCGGCGTGGCGCACTCTCCGCTCTCCGACAGCGAGAAGCGGCAGCTGCTGCTggcgcccgcgccgcgccgcatGCACTCCTCCGCGCCCGCCTCCATCGCGCTCGCGCACAAT GGTGAAGGCGACAGTGGCGAGGCAAGCACGCCAGAATGGGACAAGCACTCTTCCTCCTCGCTCAGCGAAGTTTCCGTCGCCTGCTTACAGGACCGGATACTCCAAATGGAAGAACATCATTACAG TACGAGCGAAGAACTACAAGCAACTCTCGCCGAACTGGCGGATTTGCAATCGCAGTTGGCCGACGCTCACGCTGATAACGAAAGGTTGGCCGACGAGAAGCAGGTCCTATTGGAGTCGTTGTGTCGACAGACTGAGAAACTTGAAGATAGCCGAACGAAG GTGGACACGCTGCAAGAGATGTTGATGCGGGAGGGAGTTGAGCCAGAAACTGTGGTCTCCGGGGACACGGATCAACAACTGTTTGCTGTTCTCAAA GTATCTCAGGAAGAGAGAAGGTTGTTACTGAGCAAGCAGGAGCAGCTGGAAGCGGATCTGACGCTGACCAAGACGGCGTTAGAAGACAAAACCAAAGAAAATGAAACGTTGACTGAAAAAATTAG GAGCCTAGAAAGTGCTGTGGAGAGATTAGAATCGGAGCGCACGCACTGGGAGCAAGAGGCGGGGTCGGCGCGCGAGGCAGCCGCCGCGAGGCAACACCAGATCACCACGCTTGGAGATCTGCTTGAGGCAGCGAAGGCTCAG TTGGCGGGTGCGGCGGAGGGCGCAGCGCAGGCCGAGGCGGCGGCcacggcggcggcgcggcgcgaggCGGACGCGGCGGCTGCGCGTGCGCACACGCTCGCCGAGCGCCTCGCGCACGCGCAGCGACAGCTCGACCGAGCGCACTCCGACGCCCGGAAACTACACGACGACGCGCTT GTGTCGCGAAACAATGCCAAATCCACGATCTCAGAGCTGGAATTCCAGTTGGAGCAGTTGCGGCAGGAGAAGGCCGCGCTGCAGGCCGAGCTGCAGACGCTGCAGGAGACCACGTCAGAACtgcagatacaa GTACAAGTTGCCACAGACGAGAAATTAGCTCTAATGAGCAGAGCGGGGGAAGCTTTAGCCCGGACTGCGGAGTTGGAGCGGCAGATACAAGACGCGAGGACCAGACTGGCGCAGGTCACGAGGGACAGGGAGAGAGAT GAAACGGAATGGAAACAGTTCCAGAGTGATTTGCTTATGACCGTCCGGGTCGCTAACGACTTTAAGACGGAAGCGCAGAGGGAACTCGAGAGGCTGGTCTCAGAGAACAAGGCTTCCAGAGATCGCATCCGACTGCTCGAAGACCAAATACATTCCATGAAAG GTGTTAACATGCAGGAATCTCTGGATAGTACAAATAACAATTCCGACGACGGCAAACAACTGTCGAAAGATTCCGACTCTCTAAGCGATAGCTCTTCCAAAGaagtgtttaaaaatattagaacacGTTACTTGTCAAGAGTACATAGTCATAACGAACTTAAAAAGGATACCAGCCTGGTTGACCAGGCATTCTTTAAACTGAACAACGCAGTACCTCAAAACGACTATGTAGGAGGTGAACCAGAAAATTTCGaacttgaaattgaaaatgttacaacaGACGAGACAGATGACGATGAAATTGATAAGTCAGGGTCAGATgatttttctaacaaaatttcGGCAGAAAGCGCCCTGTATTTAGGGCCCAAAGAACTAAAAAGGCAAGATGCACTTGATTTTTCCGAGTCAAACGATACTTTGAGTGATTCAAGTAATACACACGATAACGTTAAGCATATTTCAAAGTCCGAATCAAATAAATCGGAAAACCATAGAGAAAGAACTATTTTTAGTAGAAATTTATCAGGCTTGTTTAATGGTAAACCAAAGTCTTACAGTACAGATAATCTTAACGTAAACGAAGAATTTGAAAATGCATTAAAAGAGGCTACTAGTATAGAATTTTTAggtgataataattacaatattagtaaTGCGTCTCTATTTAGTGAAGGATCAGATTGCGTTTTCCACCCGCCTATggaaacaaataataatgttatacaagaaattaataaagaaaatcaaaataaaactaaccCCGAAGAAACTAAGGGAAGTCCGTGTAGTATACCTGTTGTAAAAGCGGAATCTATTTTACCTTATCCTTATCCAGAGGATATAAGGAAAAATGCAACAGATAATTTAggaattataaaaacttacaaaTGTAATGTTCAACTAAATGACTGTATCGAAAACGATCTTAAAAAGGTTAATGAAGAACTAAAAGTCAATTTCAAAGCCGCATTAGATAGAATTGTTGGaactaaaaaagaaaatcaGATGACACAATCGCATAAAATCGAAGATGTTTTGCCAGATTTTAGTGAAGTAACCATTGTTGAAATTGATATTAATTCGGATGTAATAGATAACATTCCCGTAAAGCGTCTATCTACTTTTAAAGGCAATGATAACCCTTTTGTTGAAAATGACACAGTATCTACTTCAAAAGTGATTGAAATTGAAGAATTTGGTGAATCTAACTCTACATCAAATTATGAACATATCTCTAATAACAGCAATAGTAGCGGAAACTTAATAATGATTGAAAATATTGAAGGAAATGATCAGACAGATCCGTTTCAAATTGAAATCAGTAATAAATCTATTGATGTTCTGAAAGATGAATCAGAAACAAAACTAACAGAGAATTCGGAAACTTTACAAATTACTAGTTCAGTAAccaaatataatgaaaaaattgAAGAATTAGACAGTGTAAATCAATTCACAAAAACGATTGATGATCCAAAAACAGCTTTTAACCCAACGATTGATGAGAGTGTTAGTTatcatttgaaaataaatactgTTAGTGATTTATCGCCCTGCAGCTTTTCTAACAAGATAGCTAATAACAACAGCAACATGTCAAACATCGAGACCGATAAGGTTCGCAATAAAGTTAATACTATACTAACTcccattaatttaataaatgctAATGTTGATCGTGCAGCATCTCCTGTGATAATTAGTCCTGTATTAATAcaaccaatattttttaaaccaaaTAATGCGGTCTTAGAACATGATCGAAAATTGGAAAACAAAAAAGGAACGGTTTATTACAATGATATTGATCAAGTTATTACTAAAGAAAATTATAATCCAGAAATTGAAGCAACATATAAAAATGATAATGAAAATAGAAAGAAAGGTATTTATCAGAAAAATGCCAAAGTTAAGTCTCATACGTTTTTCCCATTACGAAACGTTGGATCGAGTGAAAATGAGTTAGAAACAAAGTCACCTTTGTCACCGCCGAGTACAACACCAGCTTTAACGCCCACAAAAACTGTAGCTAAGCTATCAAAAACACCCGAATGGTTGATTGATAACCAATATTATCAGCCTATAGAAAATATTCCATTCGTAATTAATACAGCCCACGCGTTTGTAAAACCTAGTATCTTTAAAAAAGATCATAAAACTAATATAGTAAATACTAATCCATTTTTACCACACAATCAATATAAAAAGGAACCAGAACCAGAGAATTATTACGAAGAAATTGGACAACCAGTAATTCAGATTCGATCCCCAAGGAATGTGGCTGACGATGACAAAATATCGAATAAAAATTCAGCTGGAGATGATTTTCCCTCTATAATACGAGAGGATCTTTTGAAAGTGCCACGAAGACCCAAAAGGACGAAAAAACATGATTCTCGGCCACTGAAAGACAATAACGAAGAAAAGGTGATTTCTTCTATCACAAAGTCTGTAATTTCCTTGTCACGGTCACCAAGTGCAAATGAGATCGTCATTAAAAGATCTACAGGATCTGTTGGAGATATAGTCCAAAGTTTGGAAAAGAGTCAGCGAATTGAATCAAAAACTGTACCAGAACCGCCTCCTAGGAAATTTTCGCTGCAAGGACAACCTGCTCCTAATTTGGAACCCAATACGGGCTCACTTCCTCGATTAAGAAAACCTTATCACTGGAAGACTTTGGAGCATAAGAGGCTTTCGCATCCAATAAGGTCGCTTAACGATTCAGCGCCGTCGCGACCTCTAC AAGACACGCCGCCTCCTCCGTTGCTGTCCAGCGCCTCCTTACAAGACATCATGGCGACTGCCGCATCTCATAGACGGACCAAAG GCGTTAGCCGGCAAGACTCACGGCTATCAGTGAAGTCTCTCATAGAAAGCATTGAAAACGCAGCAAAGGCGGCCAAGCAGTCGCCGGCGACCACGCCCGTCACCGAGTGGCCACAG GTGCAGAGCACAGTGGGCGTGACGACAACAGCGAACAACATGAAGAATGGCATGTCGGATCCGACGCCCACGCCCACCAACGGCATGTCCGCACCCAACTTCGCAGCCAAGCCCCCCGCGCCCCGCAACAACAGGCCTTCTCCCATCACCACTG AATCGTCGGCGACGGCGGCCACTATGACCAACATGGCCAATATGGCCAACATGAGCAGCATGGCCAACATGCCCGACGAGCAGCGCGCGCTCGCTACGCTGCAGCAGAAGGCCATCGAGTCGTTCGTACGGCGGAATAGTTACGGAGATATAT GTGAAAGAAAAGATCCTCTGAATGCTCTCCAAGTAAAAAATGGTGGATCAAAACGGAATGCGCTTCTCAAATGGTGTCAACAGAAAACGTTAGGATACAACAACATCGACATTACAAATTTTAG TTCTTCCTGGAACGATGGCATGGCTCTATGCGCTTTACTGCACTCATACCTGGGCGAGGCGCGCATCCCATACGTGTCTTTGTCGCCGCACGACAAGCGCACCAACTTCTCCGTCGCCTTCGCCGCTGCCGAGTCCGTGGGCATACCGACCACTTTG AACATTCAAGACATGATCCAGCAAGAGAGACCAGACTGGCAGCAAGTGATGGCGTACGTGACCAGCAtttataaacattttgaaacttag